The following proteins come from a genomic window of Athalia rosae chromosome 1, iyAthRosa1.1, whole genome shotgun sequence:
- the LOC105690936 gene encoding lutropin-choriogonadotropic hormone receptor isoform X4, translating to MHLIYPYPYRGRISERIFGYVHLILFVVWPIDAFQPNVSLEHWKLSENTLHNMMPIDVPDTYCNNRSKNGVDRWHCKGDKLLTVPNNLNITYKWMSLTLIDAGIEVLTKQSLGSYTDCLVDLNLERLLKFHTFEPGVFHNATKLRAIYVVKAPSLTHISAEVFNVHLPSLESIKMTHTGLLTVPYLGNLVTVGLRTVDFENNPIHTIGLSFIKIAVEQLSLNFNKITQIGSKAFNGSTIINMSFRGNTALTKIHADAFVGVKELQKLDLSRTSITTLPTIGLETLQILRIENTKALTKFPSVYNFKSITKAVLTYPYHCCAFTFPKEHDPVMYEKQEKLENDSKKNCSQRTLSETYSINIFSTQHKPGFKPGIKSSPILCGWVPKDYRTVTCEPMPDAFNPCEDIMGHWALRIVVWLVATLTIAGNLAVLIVLVFSTFGFTVPKFLICNLAFADLCMGIYLALIAIMDIQTIGVYFNYAINWQNGFLTVFSTELSIYALAIITCERWYTITYAMNLNRRLKLKTAVTIMAIGWLYACIMAVLPLVGVSGYEKTSICLPLENNDVVDFAYLVSLLIFNGLVFCVIVGCYGHMYASVRSAQDVTPMTHSDMSMAKRMARLIFTDFACWSPIVYFAITALAGRPITVTQTKILLVFFYPLNSCANPYIYALLTHQYRKDIFALLARHGICKATAAKYKCTNYIVTARQSKNDCQESRETLGELNESSNPTNQTYCTSALTMVMTTDLKNTLNGSEQIPKNNCTKISANNCRKTGPINATLQEAQVGSVTPKNADDGDCIIRPSDSIKPESKRQ from the exons ATGCATCTGATATATCCATATCCATATCGGGGTCGAATCTCGGAAAGGATTTTTGG GTATGTGCACCTTATCCTGTTTGTGGTTTGGCCCATCGATGCATTCCAGCCCAATGTTTCACTCGAACACTGGAAGTTATCTGAAAATACTCTTCATAATATGATGCCGATAGATGTGCCTGATACTTACTGCAATAACAGGTCTAAAAATGGAGTGGACAGGTGGCATTGCAAGGGTGATAAACTCCTTACGGTCCCGAACAATCTCAATATCACATACAAATGGATGTCTCT AACACTCATCGATGCTGGAATCGAAGTTTTGACAAAACAAAGCTTAGGATCGTATACTGACTGTCTTGTAGATCT AAACTTGGAACGTCTCCTTAAATTTCACACTTTTGAGCCTGGGGTTTTTCATAACGCTACTAAGCTTCGTGCCAT ATATGTCGTCAAAGCCCCGAGTTTGACTCACATAAGTGCAGAGGTCTTTAACGTGCATCTACCTAGTTTGGAGTCTAT AAAAATGACGCATACTGGCTTACTCACGGTGCCATACTTAGGAAATCTGGTCACCGTTGGGCTACGGACAGT GGATTTTGAGAACAACCCGATACATACAATTGGGCTCTCCTTTATTAAGATCGCAGTAGAACAACT GTCACTCAACTTCAATAAAATCACTCAGATAGGGAGTAAGGCCTTCAACGGTTCTACAATTATAAACAT GAGTTTTAGAGGCAATACAGCGCTGACCAAAATCCATGCCGATGCGTTTGTTGGTGTTAAAGAGCTTCAAAAATT GGATTTATCTCGTACGTCAATAACAACTCTGCCGACTATAGGTCTGGAAACTCTCCAGATTCTGAGAATTGAGAATACTAAGGCGCTTACAAAATTTCCTTCTGTATATAACTTTAAATCCATTACAAAGGCAGTCCTGACCTATCCTTATCACTGCTGCGCATTTACATTTCCAAAAGAACATGATCCTGTGATGTACGAAAAACAGGAG AAGTTGGAAAACGACTCTAAAAAGAATTGTTCGCAGAGGACCTTAAGTGAAACTTATTCCATCAATATATTTAGTACTCAACACAAACCTGGCTTCAAACCTGGCATCAAATCAAGTCCCATCCTTTGCGGCTGGGTGCCGAAAGATTATCGAACCGTAACTTGCGAGCCAATGCCAGACGCATTTAATCCATGTGAGGATATCATGGGACATTGGGCACTTAGAATTGTG GTTTGGCTGGTGGCAACTCTAACTATAGCTGGAAATTTGGCAGTTCTAATTGTCCTGGTCTTTTCAACGTTTGGCTTCACGGTGCCCAAATTCCTTATTTGTAATTTGGCATTTGCTGATCTTTGTATGGGTATTTATTTGGCACTCATCGCCATCATGGACATACAGACAATCGGGGTGTATTTCAATTATGCCATTAACTGGCAAAATG GATTTCTCACTGTGTTTTCAACGGAGTTGAGTATTTATGCATTGGCTATAATAACATGCGAGAGGTGGTACACCATTACTTATGCTATGAACCTCAATCGGcgtttaaaattgaaaactgcAGTCACAATTATGGCCATCGGTTGGCTCTATGCTTGCATTATGGCGGTACTACCACTGGTAGGCGTTTCTGGATATGAGAAAACAAG CATATGCTTGCCCCTGGAGAACAACGATGTCGTAGACTTTGCGTATCTAGTCAGCTTACTGATATTCAACGGCCTAGTTTTCTGTGTGATAGTTGGCTGCTACGGACATATGTATGCATCTGTACGTAGTGCTCAAGACGTTACACCAATGACTCATTCCGATATGTCTATGGCCAAAAGAATGGCCCGGCTAATTTTCACGGATTTTGCCTGCTGGTCACCGATAGTCTATTTTGCCATTACAGCCCTCGCTGGTAGGCCGATCACAGTCACGCAAACTAAGATACTACTGGTGTTTTTTTACCCATTGAACAGCTGTGCCAACCCCTACATCTACGCTCTACTTACCCATCAATATCGTAAGGACATTTTTGCGCTACTTGCTCGTCATGGTATTTGCAAGGCTACCGCAGCAAAGTATAAATGCACGAACTATATAGTAACCGCCCGACAATCCAAAAACGATTGCCAGGAGTCTCGGGAAACTCTTGGAGAATTGAACGAGTCTTCAAATCCTACGAATCAGACATACTGTACCTCAGCACTGACTATGGTGATGACTACGGATCTGAAAAACACGCTCAACGGTTCTGAGCAAATACCAAAGAATAATTGTACTAAAATAAGTGCAAATAATTGCCGAAAGACTGGGCCCATCAATGCAACCTTGCAGGAGGCTCAAGTGGGAAGTGTTACCCCAAAGAACGCGGACGATGGCGATTGTATAATTCGTCCCTCCGATTCTATTAAACCGGAATCAAAGCGGCAATAA